A section of the Oncorhynchus gorbuscha isolate QuinsamMale2020 ecotype Even-year linkage group LG06, OgorEven_v1.0, whole genome shotgun sequence genome encodes:
- the LOC124038716 gene encoding LOW QUALITY PROTEIN: multimerin-2-like (The sequence of the model RefSeq protein was modified relative to this genomic sequence to represent the inferred CDS: inserted 1 base in 1 codon), whose amino-acid sequence MTTVGELMLLVLGLLVTAHCEVRARDPEVEEEDPGLPLEKEVLGTQGMGVGVHPEPGGIDIPHLRTGPRGQEPDVPGSAHHPLGHGPHGQPHQVGPGEKNLGLLPEESAPTPGEGGSYPARTGNWCAFVHRRIVTTAVSCGTEEYTIKSQSPCPNGTPDCQLVMYKLSTRPVYRXKPKIFTALLWRCCAGHGGENCEETVADGHISDSADPTMAGQPHPGDTEPHHTGAQSRLTHQPEWEQNDFQVSENPLYESHPSEADNNDTHTDSREPHSYPHGPRSTSLTMAMTTPTTRTRTPTTACRISIMEEEYPIMGELDAVALLPYADSLSPLPLPHMMALLMSQLQPMLDGFNCTLERLTSEVGGLSQDVAQLRSTQWEVKEEALRGAGAGEGPEAFDAKLEQSFQDIKEVRKELERQRAEVADRLHSQHAMLHYNITNFKTDIDAKIKQNDKMLQVHLESLNATLSDMKLEQEHLSEELQRDLTSPGDRREPNQAQHPPEDSAVWESIARLDNKVVNNTGRVNALFEDLEMSRSLSLALKRGFRGLEENIAQTWRNSQIQFMETGLEVEAAKVAVLNRVNELASNLTLRWEQLQEMETDMDYLYTQFYKNASSARDCDCEAFTATISRLEQGLTNVTELANDNRLALDGSTDAGSERWSPSVEDIYQGLDHVKASLAFEQEKSRTLHHNVTQLLASFLGIQRDMLSLRESDEWLAGEMSHLSSSFFSLLNDAIRHTDVLEMLLGEEVMGFMDWPQSNQEAHSIPALQERLRHMQEQIRGQNLSLTSLLEAARAEEFPASDEPSVLVDLASRGLKRRSGDQRSDHLMVSAASEDQQDYSDSDLWSLEKAVKELGEKVHRLEYRPCTASCNNTKDGTKLQAEVAWLRRGLENHLSLFKNVFSNSEGLADSESTLDLDQLWALMKRKEGKTQRKRNNNKEGIKDHIGERDNLRSRRDTSVLSKLGDSPLMFLARSIQRSRPSDSSLLVFEDTSLNPGQMYSTHTGIFQAPLAGIYLFTLTLNFEPGPSLSGLRRENRELAATLHQDKMALLGPVTRVCLLQLQQGEELRVELYEGTLVTDDPKDNAFTGLLLYQTT is encoded by the exons ATGACAACTGTGGGGGAACTGATGCTGCTGGTGCTGGGGCTGCTGGTGACAGCTCATTGTGAGGTCAGGGCCAGGGATccagaggtggaggaagaggacccAGGCCTGCCTCTGGAGAAAGAAGTCTTGGGTACCCAGGGGATGGGGGTAGGAGTCCATCCTGAACCTGGGGGGATTGACATTCCCCACCTCAGGACAGGACCCCGTGGCCAAGAACCTGATGTGCCTGGATCTGCCCACCACCCTCTGGGGCATGGGCCACATGGACAACCCCATCAGGTTGGTCCTGGGGAAAAAAACCTGGGTCTGCTGCCCGAGGAGAGTGCTCCCAcaccaggagagggagggagctacCCAGCCCGCACTGG gaaCTGGTGTGCATTCGTGCACCGCCGCATTGTCACCACGGCCGTCTCCTGTGGCACGGAGGAATACACCATCAAGTCTCAGAGCCCCTGTCCCAACGGCACACCTGACTGCCAGCTTGTCAT GTACAAGCTCTCTACCCGGCCAGTGTACA TTAAACCGAAGATCTTCACCGCCTTGTTGTGGAGGTGCTGCGCGGGACATGGAGGGGAGAACTGCGAGGAAACGG TAGCTGATGGCCATATATCTGACTCTGCAGACCCCACAATGGCAGGACAACCACATCCAGGAGACACCGAGCCTCACCACACAG GCGCTCAGTCTAGACTCACCCACCAGCCTGAGTGGGAGCAGAATGACTTCCAGGTGTCTGAGAATCCTCTGTACGAAAGCCATCCCTCAGAGGCTGAcaacaacgacacacacacagattcccgAGAGCCCCACTCATACCCTCACGGGCCCAGGAGCACATCCCTCACCATGGCGATGACCACCCCCACCACCCGCACCCGCACCCCAACCACCGCCTGCAGGATTTCGATAATGGAG GAGGAAT ATCCAATCATGGGTGAGCTGGATGCTGTCGCTCTACTGCCCTACGCAgactccctgtctcccctccctctgccccacATGATGGCCCTGCTGATGTCCCAGCTCCAGCCCATGTTGGATGGCTTCAACTGCACCTTGGAGCGCCTGACCTCGGAGGTCGGGGGTCTGTCCCAGGATGTGGCCCAGCTCCGGAGCACCCAGTGGGAGGTAAAGGAGGAGGCCCTGCGGGGTGCAGGTGCCGGCGAGGGTCCCGAGGCCTTTGACGCTAAGCTGGAGCAGAGTTTCCAGGACATCAAGGAGGTGAGGAAggaactggagagacagagagctgaggtGGCGGATCGGCTACACTCCCAGCATGCCATGCTGCACTATAACATCACCAACTTCAAGACAGACATTGACGCCAAGATCAAACAAAACGACAAGATGTTACAG GTTCATCTCGAGTCCCTGAATGCCACCCTGTCAGACATGAAGCTGGAGCAGGAGCATCTGAGTGAAGAGCTCCAGAGGGACCTGACCAGCCCAGGGGACAGGAGAGAACCCAACCAGGCCCAGCACCCTCCAGAGGACTCGGCAGTGTGGGAGTCTATCGCTCGTCTGGACAACAAGGTGGTCAACAACACAGGGAGGGTGAATGCCCTGTTTGAAGACTTGGAGATGTCCAGGTCGTTGTCATTGGCTCTGAAGAGGGGCTTCCGAGGCCTTGAGGAGAACATTGCCCAAACGTGGAGGAACAGCCAGATCCAGTTCATGGAGACGGGCCTGGAGGTAGAGGCGGCTAAAGTAGCCGTGCTGAACCGCGTCAATGAGCTGGCCAGCAACCTGACCCTCCGCTGGGAGCAGCTGCAGGAGATGGAGACTGACATGGACTACCTGTACACACAGTTCTACAAGAACGCCAGCTCTGCCAGAGACTGTGACTGCGAGGCATTCACCGCCACCATCTCCCGCTTGGAGCAGGGACTGACCAACGTCACAGAGCTGGCCAACGACAACCGGCTGGCCCTGGATGGGAGTACCGATGCTGGGTCGGAGCGCTGGAGTCCCTCTGTGGAGGACATCTACCAGGGGTTGGATCACGTCAAGGCCTCCCTGGCCTTTGAGCAAGAGAAGAGCAGGACTCTCCACCACAATGTGACCCAGCTGCTGGCCTCCTTTCTGGGCATCCAGAGGGACATGCTCAGTCTGCGGGAGAGCGACGAGTGGTTGGCGGGTGAGATGAGTCACCTCTCCAGCTCCTTCTTTTCTCTTTTGAACGATGCCATCCGCCACACCGACGTGCTGGAGATGCTCCTGGGAGAGGAGGTAATGGGGTTTATGGACTGGCCCCAAAGCAACCAGGAGGCCCACTCCATCCCTGCACTGCAGGAGAGGCTTCGCCACATGCAGGAACAGATCAGGGGCCAGAACCTCAGTCTCACCTCACTGCTGGAGGCCGCCCGGGCAGAAGAGTTCCCGGCCTCAGACGAGCCCTCTGTGCTGGTAGACTTGGCCTCCCGCGGcctgaagaggaggagtggagaccaGAGGAGTGACCACCTCATGGTCTCAGCAGCCTCTGAGGACCAGCAAGACTACTCTGACAGTGACCTGTGGAGCCTTGAGAAAGCAGTGAAGGAGCTGGGGGAGAAGGTCCACAGGCTGGAGTACAGGCCTTGTACTGCCAGCTGCAACAACACCAAAGATGGCACCAAACTGCAGGCAGAGGTGGCCTGGCTGAGGAGGGGTTTAGAGAATCATTTGAGTCTCTTCAAGAACGTCTTCAGTAACTCAGAGGGATTGGCCGACTCAGAAAGCACCCTGGACTTGGACCAGCTGTGGGCCCTGAtgaagaggaaggaggggaagacaCAGAGGAAGCGCAATAACAACAAAGAGGGAATCAAAGACCAcattggagagagagataaccttCGCAGCAGGAGGGATACATCAG TGCTATCTAAGCTGGGGGACAGTCCCCTTATGTTTCTGGCCAGAAGCATACAGCGCAGCAGACCAAGTGACAGCAGCCTCCTGGTGTTTGAGGACACATCGCTAAACCCGGGCCAGATGTACTCAACTCACACTGGGATATTCCAAGCACCTTTGGCAGGAATCTACCTCTTCACGCTGACGCTGAACTTTGAACCTGGCCCCTCGCTGTCTgggctgaggagagagaacagggagctGGCTGCCACTCTGCATCAGGACAAGATGGCTTTGTTGGGCCCTGTCACCCGTGTGTGTCTCCTACAGCTACAGCAGGGAGAGGAGCTCCGGGTTGAACTGTATGAGGGGACTCTGGTGACCGATGACCCCAAAGACAACGCCTTCACTGGGCTTCTGCTTTATCAGACCACCTGA